A portion of the Oreochromis niloticus isolate F11D_XX linkage group LG10, O_niloticus_UMD_NMBU, whole genome shotgun sequence genome contains these proteins:
- the LOC100691949 gene encoding GTPase IMAP family member 8-like: MAALNSSDKQPLLVEEQPKEQSKPQRKSEADLRIVLLGKTGAGKSAAGNTILGEEVFYSSVLPSSVTSECMVKTGPFEGQILAVVDTPGLFDTKKNEEVKTDITRCISFADPGPHVFLIVIKVDRFTNEEQETVKTIQEMFGKKSAHYTMALFTRGDDLEKHGIKIEKFINENPALCDLISHCDGGYHVFNNRDENPAQVRELLRKINAMVQRNRGSYYTYEMLQETEEVMRKAEADLRIVLVGKTGAGKSASGNTILGRKNFKLSQTSECQKETAQFDGQTLAVVDTPGLFYTRLTEAKVKTELARCISFAAPGPHVFLVVIQAGNFTEKERKIIKIIQDVFGEQSACYTMALITHGDDLNVKESKDALLCDDTALRHFIGQCGGGYHVFNNRKNYPSQVRELLKKINTMVQRNVGRYFTSKMFREAERDIREGEGDPRIVLVGKTGEDKSVSGNTIPEEKLLKPTSPTSTLISEAQKVTAQSDFQTLAVVVTAGLFEVFKSQEEVKQELEKCISFVTNGPHVILVVIQAGRFTKEEQKTVKIIQKMFGKRSACFTMALFTRVDDLKTAGVTMDKLISENPALCDFISQCGGGYHVFNNQDGDPSQVKELLKKINIMAHRNRGRYYTYEMFRQAERAIREDEPAIRIVTGGRNRAGKNAAGNTILRTKVFKSSSSSLTSESQKEKAQFFFQRMAVVDTQDLFEDEVKTEMYKCISFATPGPHVFLVVLKVGRFTRKERKTVKLIQKMFGEETARYVMVLFNCGDDLKANSVTVEKFISDNRVLRDFICQCDGRYHVFNNKDVDPFQARELLEKINTVVERNEESYYTNEMFEKAERAIRKEMEELKIERPEMTDREARHTAERNKLTQQSWFPAGAGAATGVAAGVGTGIGIEVAVGAGVGAVGGPLGAVAGAAVGAGVGLAMGALALKLQMRDCVTQ; the protein is encoded by the exons ATGGCAGCTCTAAACTCCTCGGACAAACAGCCTCTGCTGG TGGAAGAGCAACCAAAGGAACAATCCAAACCACAGAGAAAATCAGAAGCAGACCTCAGGATCGTACTTCTTGGTAAAACTGGAGCTGGGAAGAGTGCAGCAGGAAACACCATCTTAGGGGAGGAAGTATTTTACTCCAGTGTGCTTCCTTCCTCAGTAACCTCAGAGTGCATGGTGAAAACAGGGCCGTTTGAAGGTCAGATCCTGGCTGTAGTTGATACTCCAGGTCTGTTTGACACCAAGAAAAATGAAGAGGTGAAGACGGACATCACTAGATGCATCTCCTTTGCTGATCCTGGTCCTCACGTGTTCCTGATTGTGATCAAGGTGGACAGATTTACAAATGAAGAACAAGAAACTGTGAAAACCATTCAGGAGATGTTTGGAAAAAAGTCAGCACATTACACCATGGCCCTGTTCACTCGTGGAGACGATCTGGAGAAACATGGCATCAAAATAGAAAAATTCATTAATGAAAACCCAGCTCTCTGTGACCTAATCAGTCACTGTGATGGAGgatatcatgtttttaataacCGAGATGAAAATCCTGCTCaggtcagagagctgctgaGGAAGATCAACGCCATGGTTCAGAGAAACCGAGGAAGCTACTACACATATGAAATGTTACAAGAGACTGAGGAGGTGATGAGGAAGGCAGAAGCAGACCTCAGGATTGTGCTTGTTGGTAAAACTGGAGCTGGGAAGAGTGCATCGGGAAACACCATCTTAGGAAGGAAAAATTTTAAATTATCACAAACATCAGAGTGTCAGAAGGAAACAGCTCAGTTTGACGGTCAAACCCTGGCTGTGGTCGATACTCCAGGTCTGTTCTACACCAGACTAACCGAAGCCAAGGTGAAGACAGAGCTCGCGAGATGCATCTCCTTCGCTGCTCCTGGTCCTCACGTGTTCCTGGTTGTGATTCAAGCTGGGAATTTCACAGAAAAAGAACGGAAAATAATCAAAATCATTCAGGACGTGTTTGGAGAACAGTCAGCGTGTTACACCATGGCTTTGATCACACATGGAGATGATCTGAATGTGAAGGAATCCAAAGATGCATTACTTTGTGATGATACAGCTCTTCGTCACTTCATCGGTCAGTGTGGAGGAGGATATCATGTTTTTAACAACAGGAAGAATTATCCCTCTCaggtcagagagctgctgaAGAAGATCAACACCATGGTTCAAAGAAACGTTGGAAGATACTTCACCTCCAAAATGTTCAGAGAGGCTGAGAGAGACataagagaaggagaaggagaccCCAGGATAGTTCTTGTTGGGAAAACTGGAGAGGACAAGAGTGTATCAGGAAATACAATCCCAGAGGAGAAACTACTGAAACCTACATCGCCTACGTCTACACTGATATCAGAAGCTCAGAAAGTAACAGCTCAGTCTGATTTTCAAACCCTGGCAGTGGTTGTTACTGCAGGTCTGTTTGAGGTCTTTAAAAGTCAGGAGGAGGTGAAACAAGAGCTCGAGAAGTGCATCTCCTTTGTTACTAATGGTCCTCATGTGATACTGGTTGTGATCCAGGCCGGCAGATTCACCaaagaagaacagaaaactgtgaaaatCATACAGAAGATGTTTGGGAAAAGGTCAGCGTGTTTCACTATGGCCTTGTTCACCCGTGTAGATGATCTGAAGACAGCTGGAGTCACCATGGACAAGCTGATCAGTGAAAACCCAGCCCTCTGTGATTTCATCAGTCAGTGTGGAGGAGGATATCATGTTTTTAACAACCAAGACGGGGATCCCTCTCAGGTCAAAGAGCTGCTGAAGAAGATCAACATAATGGCTCACAGAAACAGAGGAAGATATTATACCTATGAAATGTTCAGACAGGCCGAGAGAGCCATCAGAGAAGATGAACCAGCCATCAGGATTGTTACCGGTGGAAGAAACAGAGCAGGCAAGAACGCAGCAGGAAACACCATCTTAAGGACAAAAGTttttaaatcatcatcatcttcgcTGACATCAGAGTCTCAGAAAGAAAAAGCTCAGTTCTTTTTCCAAAGAATGGCCGTAGTTGACACTCAAGATCTGTTTGAAGATGAGGTGAAAACAGAGATGTATAAGTGCATCTCCTTTGCTACTCCTGGACCTCATGTGTTCCTGGTTGTGCTGAAGGTGGGAAGATTCacaagaaaagagagaaaaactgtGAAACTCATTCAGAAGATGTTTGGAGAAGAGACAGCGCGTTACGTTATGGTGTTGTTCAACTGTGGAGATGATCTCAAGGCAAATTCAGTCACTGTGGAAAAATTCATTAGTGATAACCGAGTTCTCCGTGACTTCATCTGTCAGTGTGATGGAAGATATCACGTCTTTAACAACAAAGACGTGGATCCCTTTCAGGCCAGAGAGCTGCTGGAGAAGATCAACACAGTAGTTGAGAGAAATGAAGAGAGCTACTACACCAATGAGATGTTTgaaaaggcagagagagccATTAGAAAAGAGATGGAGGAACTTAAGATAGAAAGGCCAGAGATGACAGACAGGGAGGCGAGACACACTGCTGAAAGAAACAAGTTGACTCAGCAGAGCTGGTTTCCTGCTGGTGCTGGAGCTGCTACTGGAGTCGCTGCTGGAGTCGGCACTGGGATCGGGATTGAAGTTGCTGTTGGAGCTGGTGTTGGGGCTGTAGGTGGTCCTCTGGGAGCTGTAGCAGGAGCTGCAGTGGGAGCTGGAGTGGGTCTTGCTATGGGAGCTTTAGCTTTGAAACTTCAAATGAGGGATTGTGTTACACagtga